The DNA sequence ATATTCACCAAATCTTCTGACGTAGGATTTTGATTAATAGAAGTATCTGCGAAGAACAAAGGTTTTTTCTCTGTCATAATCATCATCATTGATGAGATTTTGTCCACGCCTTTTTCTTTCTCAACAATTTTTAAAATTGGTTTTAACGTAGAAGAATAGTTTTTAGAGAAACCAACGATTAATGCATCAGTATCACCGTGGTGTAACATTAGCGGACCGAAATAATCTCTTTGACGAACATATCTTTTCGCTTTGTATTCGTTCATTCCTTTGCGCTGACGTAATTTCCAAAGCGTTTCACGATATTTAATACGGTTTTCTTCTTGATCTTCTCCCATTGGGTCTACAATCGGCACATCGATATCGATACCGAATTTCTTCATCTGCTCTTGCACATATTTTTTCTCACCCAATAAAATCGGCTGAGCAATTCCTTCTTCATAAAGAATTTGTGCTGCTTTTAATACATTGTATTCTTCAGCATTACCAAGCGTAACTCTTTTCGGATTAGAACGCGCTCTGTTCTGCATCATTCGGATCAGTTTCTCATCACGACCCATTCTGTCAAGCAACGCATTTTCGTAATCGTCGAAATTTTCAATAGGTTTTCCAGCGATTCCACTGTCCATCGCTGCTTTTGCTACTGCTTTTGAAACCCTTGTTATCAAACGGTTATCAAATGGTTTTGGAATAAAATATTCTCTTGAAAAGCTAAGACCTTTTAAGTTATAAGCAAGAATTACTGCTTCTGGAACGGGTTCCTTGGCTAAATTAGCAATTGCATGAACTGCAGCCAATTTCATCGCTTCATTAATTCCAGTTGCCTGAACATCAAGCGCACCACGGAAAATATATGGAAATCCTAAAACGTTATTTACCTGATTAGGATAATCACTTCTTCCGGTCGCCATGATGGTATCTTTTCTGGTTTCCATCGCGAGCTCATATTCGATTTCAGGATTTGGATTTGCCAAACCGAAAACCACTGGATTTTCTGCCATGGTCAAAAGCATTTCTGCTGTCATCACATCTGCTTTTGAAAGACCGATGAAAACGTCTGCTCCTTTCAAAGCATCTGCCAAAGTTTCGATTTCTGTATTTGCTACAAAATCAAGTTTCTCTGGTGTAAGATTTTCTCTTTTATGATTGATGACTCCTTTAGAATCACACATCAAAACATTTTCTTTATTTAATCCAAGTTCTAAATAAAGTTTAGTACAAGCAATCGCCGCAGCTCCTGCCCCATTAACTACCACTTTTACTTCACCGATTTTTTTACCTGCGATTTCAAGAGCATTTAATAATGCTGCTGCAGAAATAATTGCTGTTCCGTGTTGATCATCATGCATCAATGGAATATTCAATTCTTCTTTTAATCTTTTCTCAATATAAAAAGCTTCTGGAGCTTTGATATCTTCTAAGTTAATTCCACCGAATGTTGGCGCAATTCCTTTAACGATTTCTATAAATTTATCTGGGTCTGTCTCGTCGATTTCAATATCAAAAACATTAATATCTGCAAAGATTTTAAACAAAAGTCCTTTACCTTCCATCACTGGTTTTGATGCTTCTGCACCAATATTTCCTAAGCCTAAAACTGCTGTTCCGTTTGAAATTACGGCTACTAAATTTCCTTTTCCGGTATATTCGTAAGCTAATTTTGGATCTCTTTCAATTTCTAAACAAGGTATTGCTACTCCCGGAGAATAAGCTAAAGATAAATCTCTTTGGGATGAGTGTGGTTTTGAAGGAATTACTTCTATTTTTCCTTTCGGTTCAACGCTATGATAATCAAGGGCTGCTTGGTTAAAATTCTTTTCGTCTCTGTTATTTTTAGTGGACATAATATATTGATTTTTTATAAACACCTAAAGGTACGAAACCTCTATCGATGTATGTTTTAAATAAATTCTTTAATAATGATATTAAAAGATTAGTCGAGGTTTAAGATGTATTTCTTATGATAATCGACCAAACTTTCTATTGGTTTTTGAACTACTTTTCCAATGGTTAAATTAAGTTCTGCCGCAGCTGCTCGTAAAATATCTTCGTAAATATATGCGATGTAACCGATGAAATTAATTTCGATTTCACCCGATTCGGGATAAGGAAGAACTTGGTAATCAAGGAAGTTTTTCATTTCATCGAAAACCATATTTTGAAAATAAGGATGAGCTTTATGTTCGGCAATAAATTTATTGAATTCTCCCAAGTACGCATTGGCTCTCGGATTATGATACATCATTTTGATGGCCTCTTCAATAGTCAGATTATACGTTTTAATAAAATCACGTTCCAAATCCGCTGGGAGTTTCTTCATAAAAAAACGACGCAGTAAATGCTTTCCTAAAGCGCTTCCGCTGCCTTCGTCACCGATCAGGAAACCGAGTGAAGGTAAATCTATTCTGATCTTTTCACCATCAAAAAAGCAGGAATTAGAACCCGTTCCCAAAATACAAACAATCGCCGGTTTCCCAGTGTAGGCTGCATAAGCCGCAGCGGTCATATCTTCTTTAATCCGAACTTCTGCTTGAGGAAAAGCTTTTATAAACTCATTTTCTACTCTTTTTACATTTTGTGCTGTACCGCAACCTGAACCGTAAAAAAATACTTTTTCGATGTGATTTTTCACAAAAAATAAGTCTTGGTTTCTGTCAATTTCCTGACCAATAAAATCAGGATTTATAATATTGGGATTAAACCCTAAAGTTGTTGTCTTCAAATGAGGTTTTCCCGAATTCTCCAGGATCACCCAATCACATTTGGTCGAACCGCCGTCTATTATGGCAATCATATAATAATCGTTTAATCTGCTAAAATATTAATTTAATTTCAATCAGTTTTAGATTTAAAGAAATAATTGAAATTACTTCTGCTAAAAGCTTTTCAAATAAAAAACGGACAAAAGTCCGTTCCTAATTGTATCAAATCTTTAAATTTAAAACTACTCCACGGCCAACACTTCCAGAATTTCTGGAGCATATTGTTTCACCGTGGTTTCCACTCCCAACTTCATGGTAGAAAAACTCATGGGACAGCCATTGCAGTTCCCGATAAGTTTGACCAAAACAGTTTGACCCTGCACATCGATGAGTTCGATATCGCCACCATCTTTATTTAAAAACGGTCTGATACTTTCAAGCGCATCCATTACTTTGGTTACTGTTTCTTCGTGTTTTATTTCTTTGTTCATTCTTTTAAATCATGATTTGTTATCATAAAAATCACCTCCCAAAAACCTTTAATATTTTTTAATTTTTTAAAGGAAAGGAATTATTGCTTCCTATTTTTTAGGAGAACAACCTGCCATGGTTGTGATTTTTACCGCTTCCGTTGCTGGAAGATTTTTATTTCTTTCGACCAAACTTTCAATCATATTCTGAGTGGTCTTCATATAGATGTCAGCAATTAAAGATCCTTCCTGCAAAGCGGCTGGTCGTCCAACATCGCCCGCTTCACGGATACTTTGAATTAAAGGAATTTCTCCTAAAACAGGAATTCCTAAATCTTCTGCTAAATATTGAGCTCCTTGATTTCCGAAAATATAATATTTATTATCTGGTAATTCTTCAGGGGTAAAATACGCCATATTTTCGATTAAACCTAAAACTGGAATATTAATGCTTTCCATCTGGAACATTGCGATTCCTTTTTTAACATCGGCAAGGGCAACATGCTGTGGTGTACTTACAATCACCGCTCCCGTTACCGGAACTTCCTGAATAATTGACAAGTGAATATCACCAGTTCCTGGAGGTAAATCAATTAGAAGGAAATCTAATTCTCCCCAAGCAGCATCACGAATCATTTGGTTCAAAGCTTTTGAAGCCATTGGACCTCTCCAAACGACCGCTTGATTTGCTCCGGAGAAATATCCGATAGACAACATTTTCACGCCGTAATTCTCCACTGGTTTCATCAAACTTTTACCGTCGATTTCGACAGAGATTGGTTTTGCACCTTCTGTATCAAACATGGTCGGAACTGAAGGTCCGTAAATATCGGCATCTAAAATCCCAACTTTGAAACCCATTTTTGCTAAAGTCACAGCAATATTCGCGGCAACTGTAGATTTTCCAACACCACCTTTACCTGAAGCAATGGCGATAATATTCTGGATTCCTTTAATCTGTTTTCCTTTGATTTGACTTTGCTGAATTTCGGAAGGTTCCGGAGAAGCAATTTTTAATTTCAAAACGATTTCCTCTCCAAATTCAGAAGCGAATGCCTGTTTCATGGCAGCTTCTAATTTCTTCTTTTCGTGCATTGCCGGTGAATGCGCGGTCATATCGATATACACATCATTTCCCATTACCTGGAAATTATGAACTAAATCATCTACTTCTATTTCTTTCAGAAATGCCTGAACTTTATCTTTTGTCAACATAATTCTTAATAATAAATTGAGTGTCAAATTTACGGAATTTTTTGTTATTTAGAATGAATAAAAGTTATGACAAATGTTTGATTTCGAAAACAGACTTAAAAAACTAAAGCCAACTAAATTAAAAGTTGGCTTTAAAAACCTTATCAAAGTTTAATAATTTTCATAAATCGTTTTCAGAATCTTTTGATCGATTTCCGTAAAAGGGACCTTTCTTCTTCCCATTGCCAATTCGGCAACTTCGTAAGCTTTTTCTAATTTGAATTTTTCGTCGCCTTTCATTCCTCCCCAAGAAAAACTATCGATTAAATTGGGTGGAAATCCGCTTTTGAAAATATTGGCGGCAACACCAACAACTGTTCCTGTATTAAACTGAGTGTTGATGGCTGCTTTGGAATGATCACCCATTATTAAACCAGCAAATTGCAATCCTGTATTCACGAATTTTTTCGTTTTATAATTCCACAATTTGACGATGGCGTAATTATTTTTAAGGTTTGAAGAATTGGTATCTGCACCGAGATTACACCATTCTCCAATAACTGAATTCCCGATGAATCCGTCATGACCTTTATTGGTATATCCAAAAATCACGATATTATTCACTTCACCACCGACTTTACAATGAGGACCAATTGTGGTTGCACCGTAAATTTTCGCTCCTAAATTAAATTTAGAATCATTACAAAGCGCAATTGGACCGCGAAGATTACAACCTTCCATCACTTCTGCATTTTTGCCGATATAGATTTTTCCGGTTTTGGTATTTAAAGTAGAGAACTCCACCTCTGCTCCTTCTTCGATAAATAAATCTTTTTCGTCTCCTAAAAGTCCATTAGTTGGTGAAAGCGGCATTGAAGTTCTTCCTTTGGTAAGCAAGTCAAAATCGAATTCAATCGCCTTATCATTATATGAAAACAGATCAGTTGGCTGATTAAAGAACAAAACTTCTTCTTCAATATCAGTCATTTTACTAATCTGATTTAAAGAAAAATCATCCATATTAATTCGAACTGCGATTAATTCGTCTTTGTAAACCAAAGCTTCACCTAATTGCAAATCTTTAATTTGATTTAAAAGATTTTCGCTTGGCAAAAAATTAGGAACAATGAAAAGACTTTCTTTGAGTTCGTATTTTTTAAATTTCTCCTGTAGATAATCTTCGGTGAGATACGAAACCTCGGAAGAGCCCAACAACTTTTGCCATCTTTCTGAAAAGGTCAAAATTCCGCAACGCATTTCTGCGACAGGCCTTGTAAAAGTAAGTGGTAAAAAATCTTCCCAAAACTGGGCATCTGAAAATACAAGTTGCATAGATTATAATTGAAAGTTGAAAAATGATATTTTATAATTGGCACCACATGAAATATTTAATTCTTCAACCACAAAGTCACAAAAGAATGCTTTAAAAACCAATTAAGAAGTTCACAAAGTGAAAATCTAAAGGTTTTCTAAGCTTCGTGGTCTTTAAAGAGGAGATTTTAAACTTTTTATCAAGTTAACTTTGTGACTTTGTGGTTTAAAATCTTTTATACTTCATCGCTTCCGCCATGTATGAAACAAATTTACACTAAAAAAAGTCTTTCAAGAAACTTGAAAGACTTTAATTATCATTAAAATTCGAAAATTACTTTGCGAATTTTTTGTACTTGTTCATGAATTTGTCAACTCTACCTGCAGTATCAACTAATTTCACTTTTCCGGTATAGAAAGGGTGAGAAGTTGAAGAGATTTCCATTTTGATTAATGGATAAGTTGATCCTTCGAATTCAATAGTGTCTTTGGTATCTGCAGTAGATTTGCAAAGAAACATCTCGTCGTTACTCATATCTTTGAAAACAACAAGTCTATAATTTTCTGGGTGGATTCCGTTTTTCATAACTAAATTTATTTTTTAATAATTAAAGCTTTGCTTTCGAAATAGTAATGGTATTTCTCTGCCAAATTTTAGACCGCAAAAGTACAAATATTTTTCTAATCTCCAAATAGTATCTCAACTAAATTAATAATTTTTCTGTTCAACATTTTTAATTAAATTTGAAACCTACATCTACTCCTACATAAATGAACAAATTTAAACTTATTCTCGCTTTCGGATTTTGGACCTTATTAACTGTAATCAGTTGTAATAGAGATGACATCAACTTTGAAAGCCCTTCTCAACTGTTGCGCTTCTCAGAAGACACTCTTTTCCTGGATACGGTTTATAATCAAGTTCGCTCGGAAACTTATGCCGTAAAAATTTACAACAACGAAGATAAAGATGTCATGATTCCGAAAATCTCTCTTGAAAACGGAGCTGGATCTCTTTATAGAATTAATGTTGATGGAAAAGCAGGAACCGATTTTACTAATATTCCGTTGAGAAAAAAAGACAGTTTATATATTTTCGTAGAAATTGCACCGATTGCGAATGCGCCAGAAGCGATTGCCGAAGATCGTATTAATCTTCAAACGCCGGCGGGAAATCAGCACGTGACTTTATTTTCCGTAGTTCAGGATGCTGAATTTTATATTGAAAGTAAAACGAATCCGAATGTTTTAAGCTCCAATACCAACTGGACGAATGATAAAGCAAAAATCATTTTCGGAGATTTGACGCTTGCAGATGGGACCACCTTGAATATTCAAAAAGGAACTAAAATTTATTTCCATAAAAACAGCGGTTTGAAAATTTCTAAAAACGCCAAGCTTAATGTCAATGGTGATTTAGGAGAAGAAGTTATTTTCCGTGGAGATCGAAATGATACAAGATATGACACCATTCCTAAAAACTGGCAAGGAATTTCGATGGATCCTAATTCTACTTTAATCATGAATTATGCAAAAGTTTTCGGTGGAACAGTTGGTTTAGCAATGAATCAAACGACGGCAACTATTGAAAACTCTATTTTCCATACGCATCAGGAATTTGGGATTTTGGCCATCAATTCTAACGTTACCGCTAAAAACTTAGTAATGAACAATTGTGGTGAAGCTGATTTTGGAATTTTCAAAGGTGGAACGTATAACATCACCCACTCTACTTTGGCGAATTACTGGAATCTGAATTCCGCAATGGCGGGGTTGGGATTGTACGCGACCAACGAATACAATAACGGTACTTCGATTGAACAAGGTGCTTTGACTTTGAATATTAAAAACTCGATTATTTATACCGATAATGACAACGCAGTTCTTTTTAAACCAACTGCTGGACAAACTTTTAATTACAGTTTCCAAACGTCTTTATTGAAATATGGAAGTACGGCAAACTATAATGTAGATGCAGGTTCAATTAAAAATCAAGATCCGAAATTTCAGAATTATTTCACGCAAAAAATGAACTTGAGACTGAAAGATGATTCTCCGGCAAAAGGAAAAGGAAATGCTGCTGTTGCGGCGACTGTTCCTCTGGATATTGTAAAAGTCTCGAGAACTGTAAACCCGAGTATGGGCGCTTATCAATAGAATACGGTTCTTTCAATTTTAAACATCTATAAAAAGGAGCGGAATCTGCAGCCCGACTTGAACGGAAATCCTTTTTTTTGCGAGGGCAAAAGCATAGGCAAAAAGATTGGGAGTGGAAGGCGGAAATCGCTGCCATAAAAAAACAATAAAAAATTAAAAAAGATTCGGCTTCGCCAAATGTCTGCCCAAATAAAAAAAGAGATAAATTTTATCCTACTTAATTTCAAAATATGGAAATCACAAAACTTCAGGAAGAGGTTGACGAATGGATTAAAAATATAGGCGTTCGGTATTTTAACGAACTCACGAATATGGCGATGCTTACTGAGGAAGTTGGTGAAGTAGCCCGAATTATCGCCAGAAGATATGGCGAACAAAGTGAAAAGGAATCTGACAAAACGAAAGACCTTGGTGAAGAATTAGCTGATGTTTTATTTGTTACTTTATGTTTGGCAAATCAGACGGGAACGAACTTGCAGGAAGCGTTTGACCGAAAAATGAAAGTAAAAACGGACCGCGACAAAGACCGTCATCAGAATAATGAGAAATTGAAATAATTTATAAAACAATCAGATGAAAATGAGGCTGGAAAAATCAACCTTAAAAGACAATGAAACCATTAATATAAGCGGTTCGAAAAGTATTTCGAATCGTCTTTTGATTTTGAGCGCTCTGTTTGAAAACCTGACGATTGAGAATCTTTCGAACTCTCAGGATACGCAACTTTTACAAAAAGCTTTGGAAAGCGAGGGCGAAATTATCGACATTCATCACGCCGGAACTGCGATGCGATTTCTGACTTCTTATCTTTCGATTCAAGAAGGGAGAACGACGGTTTTAACAGGTTCTGATCGCATGAAACAACGTCCAATTCAGTATTTAGTTGATGCTTTGCGAAATTTAGGCGCTGACATTTCTTATCTGGAAAAAGAAGGTTTTCCACCTTTAAAAATCGTTGGTAAGAAACTGGAAAAAAGGGCAGTCTCGATTCCGGCGGATATTTCGAGTCAGTTTATTTCTTCTTTAATGTTGATTGGATCGAAATTAGAAAACGGTTTAGAGATTAATTTGGTAGGAAAAATAACCTCACGACCTTATTTAGAAATGACTTTGAAAGTCCTGAGAAATGTAGGAATTGCCAATCAATGGGAAGATCAAATTATCACGATTTTTCCGAATATTCAAAGTGATAAAAGTTCGCAAATCACGAAATGCATTACGGAAAGTGACTGGAGCTCTGCGTCCTATTTTTATTCTTTGGCAGCGATTGGAAGAAAATCGATTAACCTTAAAAGTTTCCGTCCGCACTCGCTACAAGGCGATTCTGTAATCAAAGAAATCTATTGGGATTTCTTCGGCGTGAATACAATTTCGCAAGGTTCGGAAAGTAAAATTTCATTAATGCCAGAAAGCACTTTCGTTTTTCCAGAACTTATTTCATTGGATATGAATGATTGTCCGGATATTGCGCAAACGCTTTGTGTAACGGCAACGGCTTTAAAAACCCCATTTGAGATTACAGGATTATCGACTTTAAAAGTAAAAGAAACCGATCGTTTGGTTGCGTTGAAAAATGAACTTTTTAAAATCGGCTGTATTTCTGAAATCACGGAGGAATCTATATATTCGACAAAATTCTTCGAGCCGAATGAAATCACTTCTATCGAAACGTACGACGATCACCGAATGGCAATGAGTTTCGCCCCATTTTGCTTGATTAAAGCTTTAACGATTGAAAATAAAAACGTGGTAGAAAAATCCTATCCGCAGTTTTGGGAAGATTTTGACATTGTTACAAAAACTATTCTTTAAAAGACTGTTTAAATTTAACATTAAAAAACAACCACAAAGTCACAAAAGTTTTAAGTAAAAACTACTTCTGAAAGATCACATAAGTTCCGAAAATTAAAAATTTTCAACTTTGTGTTTTAGATATTTTCAAAATTGAAAACTAGGTCGTACGTGAATAATGTGTTTTATTAAAAATTTAAACAGACTCTAAACCACTTTAAAATTAATTTTAAATAAATATCTTCAAAATAATGAAAACTTTAAAAATAACTGCCGTCTCCATTTTAATGGTCTTTATGACTTCTTGTAAAGTTGTTGTCAATACTTCACCGGATCAAACAGCTGGGAATTCAAAGCAATCGCTCCATAATATTTCGTTAAATGGAAAAGTTTTCTCGGCAGTTTGGCAACAAAATGCTGGTGAATTTCGTGCTTTGTGCTATCAAGCGTTTAATCTTGCTCAGTTGAGAATTGATGAGAATTTAAAAAAACCATCAAAAAGACCTTTAGCTATTATTACAGACATCGACGAAACTTTTTTAGACAATTCGCCGTACGCCGTGACAGAAGCTGAACAAGGAAAAGATTACGATGCAAAAACCTGGATGAACTGGACCTCAAAAGGTGAAGCAAAAGCATATCCCGGCTCGCTGAATTTCTTTAATTATGCTGCTTCAAAAAAGATAACGATTTTTTATATTTCAAATCGTGCTGAATCGGATAGAATTGGAACCCTTAAAAATCTTAAAGATTTAGGATTTCCAAATGCTGATGACGCTCATCTACTATTGAGAGGTACCACTTCTGATAAAGAAGCACGACGTTTAGAAGTTTTAAAAAATTACGATGTCATTATTTATATGGGTGATAATTTAGCAGATTTTTCAAAAATATTTAATAAAAAACCACAAACTGAGCGCAACGAACTGGTTGATCAAAATTCTAATGAATTTGGAAAACGTTTTATTATGTTGCCAAATTCAGGTTATGGAGATTGGGAATCGGCGTTGAAAGGATATAATAATCAATTAACACCTGCAGAAAAAGACAAAGTGATGTTGGAAAATCTGCGCGGATATTAATTATTTTAAGAAACCTTTACTTTAAAAGAATGACAATACTTATCACCGGAACTTCTGCCGGAATTGGTTTTACTTTGGCTGAATATCTCGGCAAAAAAGGACATACCGTTTTCGGCTTAAGCAGAAAAAATATAGAATCCAATTATTTCAAAACGATTCCGACCGACATTACAGATAATGCTCAAGTTCAAAATGCTATTGCCAAAGTTTTAAAGACTGAAACTAGAATCGACGTGCTGATTAACAACGCTGGAATGGGAATGGTTGGCGCAGTGGAAGATTCCACTCAAGAGGAAATTCTAAAATTATTTAATTTAAATCTCGTTGGTTCTGTACAAATGATGACCGCTGTGCTGCCTAAAATGCGCGAACAGAAATTAGGAAAGATCATTAACATTTCAAGTATCGGCAGTGAAATGGGACTTCCGTTTCGTGGATTTTATTCAGCGTCGAAATCAGCTTTAGATAAAGTGACAGAAGCAATTCGTTATGAAGTTTCTCTCTGGAATATTCAGGTTTGCACTTTACATTTAGGCGACATTAAAACCAATATTGCTGAAAATAGAGTAAAAACTAAGGTTTCTGAACCGTATCAAAAAACCTTTAACAAAGTATATGCGATAATGAATTCTCACGTCGATGACGGAACAGAACCAATCGAAGTCGCAGAATACATTGAAAAATTGTTAGCTAAAAAATCCTGGAAAGCTCATTTTTACTTCGGAAAATTCGGACAGAAAATTGGCATTCCCTTGAAATGGATTTTGCCCCAAAATCTTTATGAAAACTTGATGAGGAAATATAATCATATGGATTAATTTATATTTAAAATAAAAGTATATTTACAAGATCTTTAAATAAAATACAATGAAATCGTTAATAACTTCAATTCTTCTCATTGCAGCATCAATATCAATGAATGCTCAGGCAAATATATTTAATGAAGCTTATCGTTTCAATAAATTCATGGATAAAATCAATACACCAAAAGGCCAGCTAACTTACGGTGACATTGGTGGGAATGCTTATTATAACGATACATTTGTATCAGCGAAAATAGAAAATGCAACCACTTTAATAAACGTGCGGTATAATAAATACACCGATACCATGGAGATTTTGAAAGATGGAAACATTTATATTTTGCCAAAAACTGAAAAATATTCTAAAATCGAGTACGTTAATTCACCTGAGGTTTTGGTGTATCTGAACTCTGGAGAAATGGAAGGTTATTATTTCGAATTGGTTCCTGGCAAAAACCGTTTGTTGAAAAAGCTTAAATCTGAATTCAGACCTGAAGTTCCAGCAGTTAATTCATTTACCTCAGCTGTTGCGCCAAGATTTGAAAATATAAATCCAGTTTATTATTTCGAAATTAATAACCAATTTGTAAAAGTTCCAAAAAACACCAAAGATTTCGTAAATCAATTCTCAGCGAACAAAGATGAGATTGCAGAATTCATTAAATCCAACAAATTGAAAATCAACCAAGAAGTAGATTTAGTTCGAATAGCAAAATTCATTAATAAGTAAATTTCCAACATCATTTCAGCAAGTTTCACAATCTAAAGTCCGTTAAATTATATTTTTAAAAATTGAAAATATGAATCGATTCATTGGTCTACTTTCACTGTTAATTACTGGAACCATTTTGCAGGCTCAACAAATTAGTTTGGGTGAAATTTCCCGTAATGCCCGTTTCAATCAACAAATTGATGAATCTAATAACGGAAAAAGCAAGATTAAATATTCAGACATTCAGGGAATCCCCTATTATTATCCTCAATTCACCAACGCAAAAATTGGCGACACCTCAAGTACGGTTCCTCTTCGATACAATATTTTTTTAGACACGATCGAAGTGGTGGAAAAAGAAGATGTTTACGAACTTCCAAAAGACGAGCCTACTCCAGCGTTTACGTTTCTAACAACTAAAGAGAAATTAGTTTTTGTAAAAACCGACGATTTATATTCCGGATATTTCTTCGAATTAACTGATGGGAAATATCGGATATTAAAAAAGGTGAGTACAAAATACTTACCTGCTACTCCCGCACCAAATACTTTAATAGCAGGAAGTCCAGCACAATTTATTCCTCAAAAATCTATTTATTTTATTAAGACCGAAAATCGTTTTATTAAGATGCCGAAAAGCACTAAAGAATTAGCAGCTGAATTACCGGAAAAAGCAAAAGAAATAAAAGATTTCATTGATAAAAATAAAATCAAACTAAACCGAGAAGAGGATTTAATAAAATTAGGAAATTTCCTGA is a window from the Kaistella flava (ex Peng et al. 2021) genome containing:
- a CDS encoding NADP-dependent malic enzyme is translated as MSTKNNRDEKNFNQAALDYHSVEPKGKIEVIPSKPHSSQRDLSLAYSPGVAIPCLEIERDPKLAYEYTGKGNLVAVISNGTAVLGLGNIGAEASKPVMEGKGLLFKIFADINVFDIEIDETDPDKFIEIVKGIAPTFGGINLEDIKAPEAFYIEKRLKEELNIPLMHDDQHGTAIISAAALLNALEIAGKKIGEVKVVVNGAGAAAIACTKLYLELGLNKENVLMCDSKGVINHKRENLTPEKLDFVANTEIETLADALKGADVFIGLSKADVMTAEMLLTMAENPVVFGLANPNPEIEYELAMETRKDTIMATGRSDYPNQVNNVLGFPYIFRGALDVQATGINEAMKLAAVHAIANLAKEPVPEAVILAYNLKGLSFSREYFIPKPFDNRLITRVSKAVAKAAMDSGIAGKPIENFDDYENALLDRMGRDEKLIRMMQNRARSNPKRVTLGNAEEYNVLKAAQILYEEGIAQPILLGEKKYVQEQMKKFGIDIDVPIVDPMGEDQEENRIKYRETLWKLRQRKGMNEYKAKRYVRQRDYFGPLMLHHGDTDALIVGFSKNYSSTLKPILKIVEKEKGVDKISSMMMIMTEKKPLFFADTSINQNPTSEDLVNIARMAEMTVKTFAIEPRIAMLSFENFAGISETSKKVAKAVSILHEKYPKMIVDGEIQPDFALNSDHLSDYPFSKLGTTPANVFVFPNLESANISYKIIRGLKVAQVVGPILMGLKKPVHVLQMRASVDEIVNLATIAVLDAQRREEA
- a CDS encoding Mrp/NBP35 family ATP-binding protein; the encoded protein is MLTKDKVQAFLKEIEVDDLVHNFQVMGNDVYIDMTAHSPAMHEKKKLEAAMKQAFASEFGEEIVLKLKIASPEPSEIQQSQIKGKQIKGIQNIIAIASGKGGVGKSTVAANIAVTLAKMGFKVGILDADIYGPSVPTMFDTEGAKPISVEIDGKSLMKPVENYGVKMLSIGYFSGANQAVVWRGPMASKALNQMIRDAAWGELDFLLIDLPPGTGDIHLSIIQEVPVTGAVIVSTPQHVALADVKKGIAMFQMESINIPVLGLIENMAYFTPEELPDNKYYIFGNQGAQYLAEDLGIPVLGEIPLIQSIREAGDVGRPAALQEGSLIADIYMKTTQNMIESLVERNKNLPATEAVKITTMAGCSPKK
- a CDS encoding 3-phosphoshikimate 1-carboxyvinyltransferase, whose protein sequence is MRLEKSTLKDNETINISGSKSISNRLLILSALFENLTIENLSNSQDTQLLQKALESEGEIIDIHHAGTAMRFLTSYLSIQEGRTTVLTGSDRMKQRPIQYLVDALRNLGADISYLEKEGFPPLKIVGKKLEKRAVSIPADISSQFISSLMLIGSKLENGLEINLVGKITSRPYLEMTLKVLRNVGIANQWEDQIITIFPNIQSDKSSQITKCITESDWSSASYFYSLAAIGRKSINLKSFRPHSLQGDSVIKEIYWDFFGVNTISQGSESKISLMPESTFVFPELISLDMNDCPDIAQTLCVTATALKTPFEITGLSTLKVKETDRLVALKNELFKIGCISEITEESIYSTKFFEPNEITSIETYDDHRMAMSFAPFCLIKALTIENKNVVEKSYPQFWEDFDIVTKTIL
- a CDS encoding BadF/BadG/BcrA/BcrD ATPase family protein; translated protein: MIAIIDGGSTKCDWVILENSGKPHLKTTTLGFNPNIINPDFIGQEIDRNQDLFFVKNHIEKVFFYGSGCGTAQNVKRVENEFIKAFPQAEVRIKEDMTAAAYAAYTGKPAIVCILGTGSNSCFFDGEKIRIDLPSLGFLIGDEGSGSALGKHLLRRFFMKKLPADLERDFIKTYNLTIEEAIKMMYHNPRANAYLGEFNKFIAEHKAHPYFQNMVFDEMKNFLDYQVLPYPESGEIEINFIGYIAYIYEDILRAAAAELNLTIGKVVQKPIESLVDYHKKYILNLD
- a CDS encoding NifU family protein produces the protein MNKEIKHEETVTKVMDALESIRPFLNKDGGDIELIDVQGQTVLVKLIGNCNGCPMSFSTMKLGVETTVKQYAPEILEVLAVE
- a CDS encoding nucleotide pyrophosphohydrolase, producing the protein MEITKLQEEVDEWIKNIGVRYFNELTNMAMLTEEVGEVARIIARRYGEQSEKESDKTKDLGEELADVLFVTLCLANQTGTNLQEAFDRKMKVKTDRDKDRHQNNEKLK
- a CDS encoding type B 50S ribosomal protein L31, whose translation is MKNGIHPENYRLVVFKDMSNDEMFLCKSTADTKDTIEFEGSTYPLIKMEISSTSHPFYTGKVKLVDTAGRVDKFMNKYKKFAK
- a CDS encoding GlmU family protein codes for the protein MQLVFSDAQFWEDFLPLTFTRPVAEMRCGILTFSERWQKLLGSSEVSYLTEDYLQEKFKKYELKESLFIVPNFLPSENLLNQIKDLQLGEALVYKDELIAVRINMDDFSLNQISKMTDIEEEVLFFNQPTDLFSYNDKAIEFDFDLLTKGRTSMPLSPTNGLLGDEKDLFIEEGAEVEFSTLNTKTGKIYIGKNAEVMEGCNLRGPIALCNDSKFNLGAKIYGATTIGPHCKVGGEVNNIVIFGYTNKGHDGFIGNSVIGEWCNLGADTNSSNLKNNYAIVKLWNYKTKKFVNTGLQFAGLIMGDHSKAAINTQFNTGTVVGVAANIFKSGFPPNLIDSFSWGGMKGDEKFKLEKAYEVAELAMGRRKVPFTEIDQKILKTIYENY